A region from the Fusarium graminearum PH-1 chromosome 4, whole genome shotgun sequence genome encodes:
- a CDS encoding tricarboxylate transport protein — MASTAQPAEKKKQPSPLRSVIAGSTAGAIEIAITYPAEFAKTRSQLNRRLGEGQKLPWPPFGSQWYAGCTTLIIGNAAKAGIRFVAFDQYKALLVDENGKLSGPRTVLAGFGAGVTESLLAVTPTESIKTTLIDDRKSAKPRMRGFLHAVPIIARERGLRGFFQGFAPTTARQAANSATRFTAYNFFKQMAESYTAPGEKLGVVGTFAIGGLAGLITVYVTQPLDTIKTRMQSIEARTTYGNSFKCATSIFKQEGVLTFWSGALPRLARLIVSGGLVFTAYEQIQVWFTKIDPEEKYI, encoded by the exons ATGGCGTCCACAGCGCAACcagcagagaagaaaaagcagCCCAGCCCTCTGCGATCCGTCATCGCTGGTTCAACGGCCGGTGCCATCGAGATTG CTATTACCTATCCCGCCGAAT TTGCAAAGACTCGGTCGCAGTTGAACAGACGGTTAGGAGAGGGCCAGAAGCTCCCTTGGCCTCCGTTTGGATCGCAGTGGTATGCAGGATGCACcactctcatcatcggcaaCGCAGCCAAGGCCGGAATCC GATTCGTGGCGTTTGATCAGTACAAGGCGCTACTCGTTGACGAGAATGGCAAGCTATCCGGACCTCGAACTGTCCTCGCTGGATTCGGTGCTGGTGTGACAGAGTCATTGCTTGCTGTTACTCCCACCGAGAGTATCAAGACAACCCT TATCGACGACCGCAAGTCGGCCAAGCCTCGAATGCGCGGTTTCCTCCACGCCGTCCCCATCATCGCCCGCGAGCGTGGCCTCCGAGGTTTCTTCCAAGGCTTCGCACCCACGACAGCCCGACAAGCCGCCAACAGCGCAACCCGTTTTACCGCCtacaacttcttcaagcaAATGGCCGAGTCTTACACGGCACCAGGCGAGAAGCTCGGCGTAGTGGGAACTTTTGCCATTGGTGGTCTGGCAGGTCTCATCACCGTCTACGTTACCCAGCCGCTCGAcacaatcaagacaagaatgCAGAGTATCGAAGCGCGCACGACGTACGgaaacagcttcaagtgCGCTACGAGCATCTTCAAGCAGGAAGGTGTGCTTACGTTCTGGAGCGGTGCGCTGCCCCGTTTGGCGAGATTGATTGTATCTGGAGGATTGGTGTTTACAGCATATGAGCAAATCCAGGTGTGGTTCACCAAGATAGATCCGGAGGAGAAGTACATTTAA